The Ruania halotolerans genome contains the following window.
GATGGAGAACATCATCGAGGCGCCCGTCCATGTACTCGGCAAGTCCAAAGATGAGGCCCGTGCACGCGGCAAGGAGATCTTGGATCAGGTGGGCCTGGGAGATAAGGCTGATCAGCACCCGAGCCGTCTCTCCGGTGGTCAGCAGCAGCGCGTGGCGATCGCCCGAGCGCTGGCGATGGACCCCGAGATCCTGCTGCTGGACGAGGTCACCTCGGCACTCGATCCCGAGCTCGTGGGCGATGTGCTCCAGGTCCTGCGCGATCTCGCCGAGACCACCGACATCACGATGCTGATCGTGACCCACGAGATGCAGTTCGCCCAGGACGTCTCCGACCGGGTGCTGATGTTCGACAGCGGACACATCATCGAGGACGCGAAGCCAGAGGCGATGTTCTCCAACCCGACCCATGAACGCACCAAGGAATTCCTCCGCGCGGTCCTGTGACCCGCGAGGAATCCCGCACCAGGGCGACGCTCATGCGTCGAGTCAGGCAGATGATTGCCTCGCTCGACGCATGACGGTGCTCTCGGTCAGGGCGTGA
Protein-coding sequences here:
- the ehuA gene encoding ectoine/hydroxyectoine ABC transporter ATP-binding protein EhuA, with amino-acid sequence MPPTDESLQSVPGAPALKFENVVKKFGDLTVLDDLNFQVERGQRVTLIGPSGSGKTTILRLVMTLESLTDGYIYVDGVPLTHLERNGRRVARRHKEVAQLTTRIGMVFQQFNLFPNMTVMENIIEAPVHVLGKSKDEARARGKEILDQVGLGDKADQHPSRLSGGQQQRVAIARALAMDPEILLLDEVTSALDPELVGDVLQVLRDLAETTDITMLIVTHEMQFAQDVSDRVLMFDSGHIIEDAKPEAMFSNPTHERTKEFLRAVL